From a region of the Deinococcus aquiradiocola genome:
- a CDS encoding excisionase family DNA-binding protein, with translation MTAPFIPTADDTQAAQLQLDLLRAQTDRLPVRLAEVLGGLLEDLAAGRAVQVITLEEEITTQQAAELLNVSRPYLVKLVESGALPHRKVGPRRRLHLEDVLAFRARLDMQRQAALQALADDLQELGLD, from the coding sequence ATGACTGCGCCCTTTATCCCGACGGCCGACGACACCCAGGCCGCCCAGCTGCAACTCGACCTGCTCCGTGCCCAGACCGACCGACTCCCCGTCCGGCTGGCCGAAGTCCTGGGAGGGCTGCTCGAAGACCTCGCCGCCGGACGAGCCGTGCAGGTCATCACCCTCGAGGAAGAGATCACCACCCAGCAGGCCGCCGAACTCCTGAACGTTAGCCGCCCTTACCTCGTGAAGCTGGTGGAGTCCGGCGCTCTCCCCCACCGGAAGGTCGGTCCCCGGCGCCGGCTGCATCTCGAAGACGTGCTGGCCTTCCGGGCCCGGCTGGACATGCAACGCCAGGCTGCACTCCAGGCGCTGGCCGATGACCTGCAAGAGCTGGGGCTCGATTGA
- a CDS encoding LacI family DNA-binding transcriptional regulator → MIPTLRKRPTQKEVAERAGVSQGVVSQVLNNRTGAIRVTPETRERVMQAMQEMGYVPNIAARSLVGGQTHIMGVFTYEPVFPTDTRNFFYPILEGIEEGAADLNYDLLLHTRSTGSGRRVYQERSSRLSLADGTLILGELGEPRRREEITRLIGEGHPVVFLGRRDLPGHTLSWVAADYAQATEDAVGVFRDHGHRKLLYLGGTRNHESASDREAGFRQAQRLAGREPQVERVNPESITSAEVRRHLDAGVTGLLIENDELAVAWLAACREVGVDAPGDHSFAVLGDPISAAPRPRPWAALELPRREMGREAVRVLASRLVGGPDETLRLACRWVPGDTLGPAPSGDVR, encoded by the coding sequence GTGATTCCCACCTTGAGAAAACGTCCCACCCAGAAGGAGGTCGCCGAGCGGGCGGGCGTCTCTCAGGGCGTCGTGTCGCAGGTCCTCAACAACCGCACCGGCGCCATCCGTGTCACGCCCGAAACGCGCGAACGGGTCATGCAGGCCATGCAGGAGATGGGCTACGTGCCCAACATCGCTGCGCGGTCACTCGTCGGCGGACAGACCCACATCATGGGAGTCTTCACCTACGAGCCGGTCTTCCCGACCGACACCCGGAACTTCTTCTACCCCATCCTCGAAGGAATCGAAGAGGGTGCTGCCGACCTGAACTACGACCTGCTGCTCCATACCCGCTCGACCGGATCCGGAAGGCGCGTCTACCAGGAGCGCTCGAGCCGTCTGTCCCTGGCGGACGGCACCCTGATCCTCGGTGAACTTGGGGAACCGCGCCGCCGGGAGGAGATCACCCGGCTGATCGGCGAGGGTCACCCGGTGGTGTTCCTCGGCCGCCGTGACCTGCCTGGGCACACCCTGTCCTGGGTCGCCGCAGACTACGCCCAGGCGACTGAGGACGCCGTCGGCGTCTTCCGTGATCACGGGCACCGGAAGCTGCTGTACCTGGGCGGCACCCGGAACCACGAGTCGGCCAGCGACCGAGAGGCCGGATTCCGGCAGGCGCAGCGCTTGGCCGGGCGGGAACCGCAGGTGGAACGGGTGAACCCGGAGTCAATCACGTCCGCCGAGGTCCGGCGTCACCTGGACGCGGGCGTCACCGGCCTGCTCATCGAGAATGACGAACTGGCCGTCGCGTGGCTTGCGGCCTGCCGTGAGGTCGGTGTCGACGCGCCGGGCGACCACTCGTTCGCGGTGCTCGGCGACCCGATCAGCGCCGCTCCTCGACCGCGTCCATGGGCGGCCCTGGAACTGCCACGGCGGGAGATGGGCCGGGAAGCGGTTCGCGTGCTGGCAAGCCGACTGGTGGGTGGCCCAGACGAAACCCTGCGCTTGGCGTGCCGCTGGGTGCCGGGTGACACCCTTGGCCCGGCGCCCTCCGGGGATGTCAGGTGA
- a CDS encoding ABC transporter substrate-binding protein: MKRMTLLSTLALSLLASSASAATEIEFFVGNKGVDTWKQLFSQFEKQNPDIKVNLVVPPDFVAVLKTRIVKNKTPDIVAMGGDTNFKGFAEGGVFKDYASDALIRKVKPIYVQQLQSIVGGKEVYGIPYTANTIGLIYNVDKLKALGVQPPTTYSAFIAALKKAKAAGQTPLTLTLKDAWVTLPFMNAIAVNTVPATFAAQETAGKTTFQKAYSGVADKMLEIASYSQADPLGTSYPDGTASFARGNSVFYIQGDWALPDILAANPGAKVAMVPFPATDARNKVVSSVDLLLASSASTRHPAEVAKLMAFLTTPQNAVTFQKAVNAPSVQIGTVPTDARLAAMKSSYASGNIEGAPFNLFPPGLSAETFWQAMLQDKNKQKALQGLDKTWADVLKRSN; encoded by the coding sequence ATGAAGCGTATGACCCTGCTGTCCACCCTGGCCCTCTCCCTCCTTGCCTCCAGCGCCTCCGCCGCCACCGAGATCGAGTTCTTCGTCGGGAACAAGGGCGTGGACACCTGGAAGCAGCTCTTCTCACAGTTCGAGAAACAGAACCCAGACATCAAGGTGAATCTGGTGGTCCCCCCGGACTTCGTGGCGGTGCTGAAGACCCGGATCGTCAAGAACAAGACCCCCGACATCGTGGCAATGGGAGGAGACACCAACTTCAAAGGCTTCGCCGAGGGCGGCGTGTTCAAGGACTACGCCAGCGACGCGCTGATCAGGAAGGTCAAGCCGATCTACGTGCAGCAACTGCAGTCGATCGTGGGCGGTAAAGAGGTCTACGGGATTCCCTACACCGCCAACACCATCGGCCTGATCTACAACGTCGACAAACTCAAAGCGCTGGGCGTGCAGCCGCCCACCACCTACAGCGCCTTCATTGCGGCGTTGAAGAAAGCCAAGGCGGCCGGACAGACCCCGCTGACCCTGACGCTCAAGGACGCCTGGGTGACACTGCCGTTCATGAACGCCATCGCGGTCAACACCGTCCCGGCCACCTTCGCGGCGCAGGAGACGGCCGGCAAGACCACCTTCCAGAAAGCGTACAGCGGCGTGGCCGACAAGATGCTGGAGATCGCCAGTTACAGCCAGGCCGATCCGCTCGGCACCAGTTACCCCGACGGCACCGCGTCGTTCGCCAGAGGCAACAGCGTGTTCTACATCCAGGGTGACTGGGCACTGCCTGACATTCTGGCCGCCAACCCCGGCGCGAAGGTCGCCATGGTTCCGTTCCCCGCCACCGATGCCAGAAACAAGGTGGTGAGCAGCGTGGACCTGCTGCTGGCAAGCAGTGCCAGCACCCGCCATCCAGCTGAGGTCGCCAAGCTGATGGCCTTCCTGACCACGCCTCAGAACGCGGTCACCTTCCAGAAAGCAGTGAACGCCCCGTCAGTGCAGATCGGCACGGTCCCCACCGACGCCCGCCTGGCGGCAATGAAGAGCAGTTACGCCAGTGGCAACATCGAGGGCGCACCGTTCAACCTGTTCCCGCCCGGCCTCTCGGCCGAGACCTTCTGGCAGGCCATGCTTCAGGACAAGAACAAGCAGAAGGCCCTCCAGGGGCTCGACAAGACCTGGGCCGACGTGCTGAAACGCAGCAACTGA
- a CDS encoding carbohydrate ABC transporter permease — protein sequence MSVLSDDRQVSAGLTAPRKRRRQDLTFLFMALPAVILFFVFHTYPAVQGILYSFTNFKGFGNNYDFVGLRNYVQIFQDERAMAAYRFTFLFAILSTVLVNAVALVIAIGLNSNIRFRNTLRAIYFLPNILSVLIVGFIFNYLFANLVPKIGAGLGIASLSKNILGDPHLAWIGIVFVAVWQAAAFNIILYLAGLQTIPYDLYEAADIDGAGPWQKFRNITFPMIAAFFTINMVLAMKAFLQVFDQIVALTGGGPGTSTESVSFLIYKGGFDGGQFAYQSANAVLFFIVLVVVSLLQTRFLHRREVEA from the coding sequence ATGAGTGTACTCTCGGATGACCGTCAGGTCAGCGCCGGCCTCACCGCGCCAAGAAAGCGTCGCCGGCAAGACCTGACTTTTCTGTTCATGGCGCTTCCCGCCGTGATCTTGTTCTTCGTCTTCCATACCTACCCGGCCGTCCAGGGCATCCTGTACAGCTTCACCAACTTCAAGGGGTTCGGGAACAACTATGACTTCGTCGGGCTGCGCAACTACGTCCAGATTTTCCAGGACGAGCGGGCCATGGCGGCCTACCGTTTCACCTTCCTGTTCGCCATCCTCTCGACCGTTCTCGTCAACGCCGTGGCGCTCGTCATCGCCATCGGCCTGAACAGCAACATCCGGTTCCGTAATACCCTGCGGGCCATCTACTTCCTGCCGAACATCCTCAGCGTACTGATCGTGGGGTTCATCTTCAACTACCTGTTCGCCAATCTGGTGCCCAAGATCGGTGCCGGCCTGGGGATCGCGTCGCTGTCGAAGAACATCCTGGGCGACCCGCACCTCGCCTGGATCGGGATCGTGTTCGTGGCAGTGTGGCAGGCGGCCGCGTTCAACATCATTCTGTACCTCGCGGGCCTGCAGACCATTCCCTATGACCTGTACGAGGCTGCCGACATCGACGGAGCCGGGCCGTGGCAGAAGTTCCGGAACATTACCTTCCCGATGATCGCGGCCTTCTTCACCATCAACATGGTGCTGGCAATGAAAGCGTTCCTGCAGGTGTTCGATCAGATCGTGGCCCTGACCGGCGGCGGCCCCGGCACCTCGACCGAGTCGGTGTCGTTCCTGATCTACAAGGGCGGCTTCGACGGCGGCCAGTTCGCCTATCAATCGGCCAACGCCGTGCTGTTCTTCATCGTACTGGTGGTGGTGTCACTGTTGCAGACGCGCTTCCTGCATCGCCGGGAGGTGGAAGCATGA
- a CDS encoding aminoglycoside phosphotransferase family protein — MHPPPFDARTLTVDLVRQLLTTQFPQWATLPIQAAEPQGWDNRTFRLGSDLSVRLPSAQGYVRQIEKEHRWLPVLAGSLSWPIPVPVALGQPGHGYPFPWSVYGWLAGQPAGSVDLPDLRPFAADVARFLSDLQAVDRGGGPPAGAHSFHRGGALAIYDEETRECLTDLAGWVNTEGARAVWDAALVAHEEVRPVWFHGDMAVNNLLVAEGRLVGVIDFGCCGVGDPACDLVPAWTVFRGESRVVFRAGLATDARLWARARGWALWKVLLQLRQLREGRAAGDEVTAARQVLLEILDDHRTVQAG; from the coding sequence ATGCACCCACCTCCTTTTGATGCCCGCACGCTGACCGTGGATCTGGTTCGTCAGCTCCTGACAACCCAGTTCCCGCAGTGGGCGACCCTTCCCATTCAGGCTGCCGAGCCTCAGGGATGGGACAACCGGACCTTCCGGCTCGGCAGCGACCTGTCCGTCCGTCTTCCCAGCGCTCAGGGCTACGTCCGTCAGATCGAGAAGGAACACCGTTGGCTTCCTGTCCTGGCGGGCTCGCTCTCCTGGCCTATCCCCGTCCCGGTGGCCCTCGGGCAGCCCGGTCATGGATATCCGTTTCCGTGGTCGGTGTACGGCTGGCTGGCCGGTCAACCTGCCGGCAGTGTCGACCTGCCGGATCTGCGTCCCTTCGCGGCGGACGTGGCGCGCTTCCTGAGCGACCTGCAGGCCGTCGACCGCGGTGGGGGCCCGCCTGCCGGAGCCCACTCGTTTCACCGGGGAGGAGCGCTGGCGATCTATGACGAGGAGACACGCGAGTGCCTGACCGACCTTGCCGGATGGGTGAACACGGAAGGCGCCCGGGCGGTGTGGGATGCGGCACTGGTCGCGCACGAGGAGGTGCGGCCCGTGTGGTTCCATGGGGACATGGCCGTCAACAACCTGTTGGTCGCTGAAGGTCGACTGGTCGGAGTGATCGACTTCGGCTGCTGCGGGGTGGGGGATCCTGCGTGTGACCTGGTGCCCGCCTGGACGGTGTTCAGGGGAGAGAGTCGCGTGGTGTTCAGGGCGGGACTGGCGACGGATGCGCGCCTCTGGGCCCGGGCCAGGGGGTGGGCGTTGTGGAAGGTGCTGCTGCAGCTCAGGCAGCTCAGGGAAGGCCGTGCTGCGGGGGATGAGGTCACGGCGGCGCGTCAGGTGCTGCTGGAGATCCTGGACGATCACCGGACGGTTCAGGCAGGCTGA
- a CDS encoding glycoside hydrolase family 13 protein, with product MYDTDSSTQPVSAYRSASSRQTGWWKRSVVYQIYPRSFQDSDGDGIGDLKGIRARLDYLHDLGADVIWLCPVYQSPNDDGGYDISDYQAILPEFGTLEDFSDLLDGLHARGMKLIMDLVVNHTSDEHPWFLESRKGRTLPDGTLNPYRDYYIWRPASEDGQEPNNWGSHFGGSAWKLDPERGEYFLHLFSPRQPDLNWEHPEVRQEIYRMMRWWLDQGVDGFRMDTINMLSKVPDFPDAPQKQDERYPLAELHFLNGPRLLEYLREMRREVLDHYDVLTVGEAPGVSPELGAQYTHETEGVLSMIFQFEQMALDKDLAHPTPRWTQVPWSLAALKEVTGRWQHVLHGQGWNSVYLSNHDVPRMVSRFGDDGEYRVQSAKLLATFLHTLQGTPYIYQGDEIGTTNVQFRSISEYRDVDTLNLWREEVTEGGGDPQATLERIWAQGRDNARTPMQWDATPGAGFTTGTPWIGVNPNHTTVNVQAALADPDSVYWYTRELIRLRQDLPVIVDGRYDLLLPDHPQLYAYTRTTDTEQLLVLLNFSREPVTLDWPAASPPACYRLLLSNLAATQRPELHLTLAPFEARVYHALSSQEVPQA from the coding sequence ATGTACGACACGGATTCATCGACTCAACCTGTAAGCGCTTACAGGTCGGCAAGCTCCCGGCAGACCGGCTGGTGGAAGCGCAGCGTGGTCTACCAGATCTACCCACGAAGCTTTCAGGACAGCGACGGAGACGGCATTGGCGACCTCAAGGGCATCAGGGCCCGGCTCGACTACCTGCACGACCTGGGCGCGGACGTCATCTGGCTCTGCCCGGTCTACCAGTCGCCGAACGACGACGGCGGGTACGACATCAGCGACTACCAGGCGATCCTGCCCGAGTTCGGAACCCTCGAAGACTTCAGTGACCTGCTGGACGGGCTGCACGCCCGCGGCATGAAACTCATCATGGACCTGGTGGTCAACCACACCAGCGACGAGCACCCCTGGTTCCTGGAATCGAGGAAGGGCCGTACCCTGCCGGACGGCACCCTCAACCCGTACCGCGACTATTACATCTGGCGCCCCGCGAGCGAGGACGGCCAGGAGCCCAACAACTGGGGCTCTCACTTCGGCGGCTCCGCCTGGAAGCTCGACCCTGAGCGCGGCGAGTACTTTCTCCACCTGTTCTCCCCACGACAGCCGGACCTCAACTGGGAGCACCCCGAGGTACGTCAGGAGATCTACCGCATGATGCGCTGGTGGCTCGACCAGGGCGTCGACGGCTTCCGGATGGACACCATCAACATGCTCAGCAAGGTCCCCGACTTTCCAGATGCTCCCCAGAAACAGGATGAGCGCTATCCGCTGGCCGAACTGCATTTCCTGAACGGCCCGCGCCTGCTGGAGTACCTGCGCGAGATGCGGCGCGAAGTACTCGACCACTACGACGTCCTGACCGTCGGCGAGGCCCCCGGCGTGAGTCCGGAACTCGGCGCGCAGTACACCCACGAAACCGAGGGCGTACTGAGCATGATCTTCCAGTTCGAGCAGATGGCGCTCGACAAGGATCTCGCCCATCCCACCCCCCGCTGGACACAGGTGCCCTGGAGCCTCGCCGCGCTCAAAGAGGTGACCGGGCGCTGGCAGCACGTCCTGCACGGACAGGGCTGGAACAGCGTGTACCTCTCGAACCACGATGTCCCCCGGATGGTTTCACGCTTCGGCGACGACGGCGAGTACCGCGTGCAGAGCGCCAAGCTGCTCGCGACCTTCCTGCACACCTTGCAGGGTACGCCGTACATCTACCAGGGTGACGAGATTGGCACCACCAACGTACAGTTCCGGAGCATCTCTGAGTACCGCGACGTGGACACCCTCAATCTCTGGCGTGAAGAGGTGACCGAGGGCGGCGGAGACCCGCAGGCCACCCTGGAGCGTATCTGGGCACAGGGGCGGGACAACGCCCGCACCCCGATGCAGTGGGACGCCACACCCGGTGCAGGCTTCACCACCGGCACGCCCTGGATCGGCGTGAATCCCAACCACACCACCGTCAACGTGCAGGCGGCCCTGGCTGACCCCGACTCGGTCTACTGGTATACCCGCGAGCTGATCCGGCTCCGGCAGGACCTCCCGGTGATCGTCGACGGCCGCTACGACCTGCTTCTACCTGACCATCCCCAGCTCTACGCCTACACCCGCACCACCGACACCGAACAGCTGCTGGTGCTTCTCAACTTCAGCCGTGAGCCGGTCACCCTCGACTGGCCCGCCGCGTCCCCCCCGGCCTGCTACCGGCTGCTGCTCTCCAATCTGGCGGCCACCCAACGTCCGGAGCTTCACCTGACCCTCGCCCCCTTCGAAGCGCGTGTGTATCACGCCCTCTCCAGCCAGGAAGTGCCTCAGGCCTGA
- a CDS encoding carbohydrate ABC transporter permease: MTHGLTENRKPNWIVTALLCVAALTVLVPLYLAVVTALKTPQELAESVFALPRQIRWQNFSDAVRLTDFFTAFRTSALVTVSVVILTLVTNSLVAYAIARNQHKKFFRFLYYYFISALFIPFPIIMLPVVKQTSAWGMDNPYGLIFLYVVYGLSFNVFVYVGYIKSIPRELEEAATIDGATTWQTFWKIIFPLLAPMNATVGILTCLWAWNDFLLPLVIISDPKLATLPLVQYIFQGQFSTNYNLAFASYLMTLAPMVIVYLLAQRWIISGVTQGAVKG; the protein is encoded by the coding sequence ATGACGCACGGCCTGACCGAGAACAGGAAACCCAACTGGATCGTCACCGCGCTGCTGTGCGTGGCTGCCCTGACCGTCTTGGTCCCGCTGTACCTGGCGGTGGTCACGGCACTCAAGACCCCGCAGGAACTCGCAGAGTCGGTGTTCGCCCTCCCGCGTCAGATCCGGTGGCAGAACTTCAGCGACGCTGTGCGGCTCACCGACTTCTTCACGGCCTTCCGGACGAGCGCGCTCGTCACCGTCTCGGTGGTGATCCTGACGCTCGTCACCAACTCGCTGGTGGCCTACGCCATTGCGAGAAACCAGCACAAGAAGTTCTTCCGCTTCCTGTACTACTACTTCATCAGCGCGCTGTTTATTCCCTTCCCGATCATCATGCTTCCGGTGGTGAAGCAGACGAGTGCCTGGGGCATGGACAACCCCTACGGTCTGATCTTCCTGTATGTGGTCTACGGCCTGTCCTTCAACGTCTTCGTGTACGTGGGGTACATCAAATCCATTCCGCGTGAACTGGAGGAGGCCGCCACCATCGACGGCGCGACGACCTGGCAGACCTTCTGGAAGATCATCTTCCCGCTGCTGGCCCCGATGAACGCCACGGTCGGCATTCTGACCTGCCTGTGGGCCTGGAACGATTTCCTGCTGCCGCTGGTGATCATCTCAGATCCCAAGTTAGCCACCCTGCCGCTGGTGCAGTACATCTTCCAGGGGCAGTTCTCGACCAACTACAACCTCGCGTTCGCCTCATACCTGATGACGCTGGCCCCGATGGTCATCGTCTACCTGCTCGCTCAGCGCTGGATCATCAGCGGCGTGACCCAGGGAGCGGTCAAAGGCTGA
- a CDS encoding ISL3 family transposase, producing the protein MALDPEQVFGICGLKLDAAVFDEARQCWVIELRSVAADPTCPRCGQPAARRHSAYWRTLADVPCAGHQTLWRLVVRRQFCQNVACPQRIFAERFGALTLPFARTTTRLTDVFRSLALSAGGRGGARLASTLAMPVDRKKLLRIVRQTPPPAATSVRVLGIDDWAYRKGLTYGTILVDLEAQQIVDLLPDRSAESVAEWLRQHPGVQIITRDRASVYADGARQGAPNAVQVADRWHLLKNLKDAVQATLLPWQAELRQHLGGAAAPPADIEAGTPPHTIADAPEQIAPCLPIPVHTQLQFDRIQELRQAGSTLHAIAADVGRSRNTVRKYVALDTCPAPQRRTRPSRLEPFKAYLLERFGDGCENARMLWEEVQLQGYAGGATMVRSFLAPLRGQKTPQDDRLPPKPPLPSIRTLSCLLIKVPELRNVEEQRWVERLTALRSEAHTVVTLTQQFAAMVRRGEAQVLGTWLQAATASGIAALKSFAKGVWNDLAAVREGIVQSWSNGPVEGHVNKLKTVKRQMYGRAKLDLLRARLLAGAT; encoded by the coding sequence ATGGCCCTCGACCCGGAACAGGTGTTCGGCATTTGCGGACTGAAGCTTGACGCGGCGGTTTTCGATGAGGCGCGGCAGTGCTGGGTCATCGAGCTTCGTAGTGTGGCCGCCGATCCGACCTGCCCAAGGTGTGGTCAGCCTGCGGCCCGTCGACACAGCGCGTATTGGCGCACCCTGGCAGACGTCCCGTGTGCTGGGCACCAGACGCTGTGGCGTCTGGTGGTGCGGCGCCAGTTCTGTCAGAACGTGGCGTGCCCACAGCGCATTTTCGCTGAACGGTTCGGGGCGCTCACCCTGCCGTTCGCACGCACCACCACACGGTTGACCGATGTCTTTCGGTCGCTGGCCCTCAGCGCGGGTGGACGGGGTGGCGCGCGCCTGGCCTCGACCCTGGCGATGCCGGTCGATCGCAAGAAACTCCTGCGGATCGTCCGGCAGACACCTCCTCCAGCCGCGACCTCCGTTCGGGTACTGGGGATCGATGACTGGGCGTACCGCAAGGGACTGACGTACGGCACGATCCTGGTCGATCTGGAAGCGCAACAGATCGTGGATCTGTTGCCGGACCGGAGTGCCGAGTCGGTCGCCGAGTGGCTGCGTCAGCATCCCGGCGTGCAGATCATCACGAGGGACCGGGCGAGCGTGTACGCCGATGGGGCCAGACAGGGAGCGCCCAATGCGGTTCAGGTCGCGGATCGGTGGCACCTGCTGAAAAACCTGAAGGACGCGGTGCAGGCAACCCTTCTTCCCTGGCAAGCCGAATTGCGGCAACACCTGGGCGGCGCGGCCGCGCCGCCCGCCGACATCGAAGCCGGGACACCGCCGCATACCATCGCCGATGCACCTGAGCAGATAGCGCCGTGCCTGCCGATCCCGGTACACACGCAGCTTCAGTTCGACCGGATCCAAGAGCTGCGGCAGGCAGGCTCGACCCTCCACGCGATCGCCGCTGACGTGGGACGGTCGCGTAACACTGTCAGGAAATATGTGGCGCTGGACACCTGCCCAGCGCCGCAACGCCGCACCCGGCCCAGCCGGCTGGAGCCGTTCAAGGCTTACTTGTTGGAGCGTTTCGGGGACGGGTGTGAGAACGCCAGGATGCTCTGGGAGGAAGTGCAGCTGCAGGGCTACGCTGGCGGTGCCACGATGGTGAGATCATTTCTGGCCCCGCTGCGGGGCCAGAAGACGCCACAGGATGACCGCCTGCCCCCGAAACCCCCTTTACCGTCCATCAGGACGCTCTCGTGTCTGCTGATCAAGGTGCCGGAACTCAGGAATGTGGAAGAGCAGCGCTGGGTCGAGCGACTGACCGCCCTGCGGTCAGAGGCACACACGGTGGTCACGCTGACGCAACAGTTCGCGGCGATGGTTCGTCGGGGAGAAGCACAGGTCCTGGGGACGTGGCTGCAAGCAGCCACAGCGAGTGGCATCGCGGCGTTGAAGAGCTTTGCGAAAGGCGTCTGGAATGACCTTGCTGCTGTTCGAGAGGGTATCGTTCAGTCCTGGTCGAACGGACCGGTCGAGGGCCACGTCAACAAGCTGAAGACGGTCAAGCGCCAGATGTATGGGCGCGCAAAGCTGGACCTGCTTCGTGCGCGGCTGCTGGCAGGGGCAACCTGA
- a CDS encoding LacI family DNA-binding transcriptional regulator, whose product MDPTISDVARRANVSTATVSRVLNGQQWVADETRANVLLAVQELNYKPNAVARSLMNARTKTLAIIFPNVSDGFSGTVLSGVEDAAHAQGFSIIVCKTGGGRERTLDYLQLLAEKRVDGIIFASEVLLPEYATFIQKLRIPLVVLSGESSDPSVPTLRCDDRLAAYTAAAYLISLGHERIGMIYGGAYGTPEQNGRVRGFEEAHRDHGLALTEGQVQLMDGFAFKDGQVGGQRLLATLTDLTAVFASSDELALGVMSAAHARGLQVPDDLSVMGFDDLPLAEMCLPPLTTVRQPLYGMGRRAASLLLDHLQGIQKLGENVVFPTTIVERQSVRRR is encoded by the coding sequence ATGGACCCAACAATCAGCGATGTCGCGAGGCGCGCGAACGTCTCCACCGCGACCGTATCACGGGTCCTCAACGGACAGCAGTGGGTGGCGGATGAAACCAGAGCCAACGTCCTCCTGGCCGTCCAGGAGCTGAACTACAAACCCAATGCGGTCGCCCGAAGCCTGATGAACGCCCGGACGAAGACGCTCGCCATCATCTTCCCGAACGTCTCTGACGGCTTCTCCGGTACAGTGCTCAGCGGCGTGGAGGACGCAGCCCATGCGCAGGGATTCAGCATCATTGTCTGCAAGACCGGGGGCGGACGCGAACGGACCCTTGACTACCTGCAACTCCTGGCCGAGAAACGGGTGGACGGCATCATCTTCGCCAGCGAGGTGCTGCTGCCGGAGTACGCCACCTTCATCCAGAAGTTGCGGATTCCTCTGGTGGTGCTTTCCGGCGAGAGCAGCGACCCCAGCGTGCCGACCCTGCGCTGTGACGACCGGCTGGCCGCCTACACCGCCGCGGCATACCTGATCAGCCTGGGACACGAGCGGATCGGGATGATTTACGGCGGGGCGTACGGTACACCCGAGCAGAACGGGCGTGTGCGCGGTTTCGAGGAGGCGCACCGGGATCACGGTCTGGCGCTGACCGAGGGACAGGTGCAGTTGATGGACGGCTTCGCCTTCAAGGACGGGCAGGTCGGTGGGCAGCGGCTGCTGGCGACCCTCACGGATCTGACCGCCGTTTTTGCCAGCAGCGACGAGCTGGCCTTGGGGGTGATGTCAGCGGCGCACGCGCGAGGGCTCCAGGTCCCTGATGACCTTTCGGTGATGGGCTTCGATGACCTGCCGCTGGCCGAGATGTGCCTGCCGCCGCTCACCACCGTCCGCCAGCCACTGTATGGCATGGGTCGGCGGGCTGCCAGCCTGTTGCTTGATCACTTGCAGGGCATCCAGAAACTGGGCGAGAACGTAGTTTTTCCGACGACCATCGTCGAACGTCAGAGCGTCCGGCGACGTTAG